In one window of Clavelina lepadiformis chromosome 4, kaClaLepa1.1, whole genome shotgun sequence DNA:
- the LOC143453142 gene encoding stomatin-like protein 1, producing the protein MEKTRYFPLQAHHGMDFDSLFTYEPARTEVSYKPFSSQTELLSTEKQTWLNFICTSIVTAMTFLIFLMTFPFSTMFTLKLARHYERIIVYRLGRPCPIKGPGLVFVLPCIDKWLKVDLRTKAFHVPPSKLQTVDGCIISVGAIIHFRIFDAMLMYSTVQDINHVVRDGAHVEMNNLLSKTSYYDLKSKRQRLSYNLQTGINITCKQWGVEISRAELSEVTLLMAPQAQQSSTLTAMYGTASPPNLHTADSGNSMLDSITQIIQQFNQFTTTKNISNDTQLNKYSTKDIFSKMQAALEKNRVKSVGLTYEFSVTGQVEKRYYLDLKSEQGIVGDGRLPSGNPDVIVTLSCETLQELIEGSLSYYSAYASGKLLLQGAISDVMKLEPLLKLI; encoded by the coding sequence ATGGAGAAAACTCGGTATTTCCCCCTCCAAGCACATCATGGTATGGACTTCGATTCACTGTTCACATATGAGCCTGCTAGGACAGAAGTGAGTTACAAGCCATTCAGCAGTCAAACTGAATTGCTTAGCACTGAAAAACAAACGTGGCTAAACTTCATTTGTACCTCAATTGTCACTGCAATGACTTTCTTAAtctttttgatgacatttccATTTTCAACTATGTTCACTTTAAAACTTGCTCGCCATTATGAAAGAATTATTGTTTATCGCCTTGGAAGGCCTTGTCCAATTAAAGGGCCTGGACTTGTCTTCGttttgccttgcattgacaaATGGCTTAAAGTTGATTTGAGAACCAAAGCTTTCCATGTTCCACCCTCTAAACTACAAACTGTAGATGGATGCATCATATCCGTTGGAGCAATAATTCATTTCAGAATTTTTGATGCTATGCTAATGTACTCAACTGTCCAAGATATAAACCATGTAGTGCGAGATGGGGCTCATGTAGAGATGAATAACTTGTTATCAAAAACTAGTTATTATGATCTCAAATCAAAACGCCAGAGATTGTCATACAATTTGCAAACTGGTATCAACATAACATGTAAACAATGGGGTGTAGAAATAAGCCGTGCTGAATTATCAGAAGTTACTCTCCTAATGGCACCACAAGCTCAGCAAAGTTCGACCTTAACGGCAATGTATGGAACTGCATCACCACCAAACTTACATACAGCTGATAGTGGTAATAGTATGCTTGATAGTATCacacaaatcatacagcaGTTTAATCAATTTACAACAACAAAGAACATCAGTAATGACACACAGTTAAACAAGTATTCAACAAAAGacatttttagtaaaatgcaAGCTGCCTTAGAAAAAAATCGTGTTAAAAGTGTTGGATTAACATATGAATTCTCAGTTACTGGGCAAGTAGAGAAACGATACTATCTTGACCTAAAATCCGAACAAGGGATAGTAGGTGATGGAAGGCTACCGTCTGGAAACCCAGATGTTATAGTAACACTGTCTTGCGAAACTTTGCAAGAACTTATTGAAGGTTCCCTAAGTTATTATTCTGCATACGCCAGTggaaaattattattacaagGTGCCATTTCTGATGTAATGAAATTAGAACCGCTTCTTAAACTTATCTAA